In a genomic window of Deltaproteobacteria bacterium HGW-Deltaproteobacteria-2:
- a CDS encoding two-component system response regulator (DNA-binding response regulator in two-component regulatory system with ZraS; response regulator/sigma54 interaction protein), with protein sequence MQKLSILVVDDGQSQREMLRDFLRSEGHTVMEAEEGEKALKTVRSGHFDLILLDYKMPGMDGLQVLKEVKHINPEIDVIIITAYGTIETAVEALKAGAIDYITKPVELDELIILVNRIAERRQLIQENKLLKEDLSKRGVTADKIIFKSQRMAELINLAGRVAASKASVLIQGESGTGKELLARLIHQLSPRAHKSIVVVNCGTLHENLLESELFGHEKGSFTGASSRRIGRFEEADGGTLFLDEIGELSPTIQVKLLRFLQEREFQRLGSNVNLQVDVRIISATNRDLETQVKEGTFREDLFYRLKVVTMSLPPLKERKEDLSLLINHFIDKFAAENGKNIQGLTAQARDVLLKYDYPGNVRELVNIIERAVVIARNQYITTEDLPFKSILPADDSEKKVSGALRDSVDDLEKKLIIEAMEKTQDNQTKAAEILGISERMLRYKLKKYALKN encoded by the coding sequence ATGCAAAAGCTGAGTATTCTTGTTGTCGATGACGGTCAATCCCAAAGAGAAATGCTGCGCGATTTTCTGCGTTCCGAAGGTCATACGGTGATGGAAGCGGAAGAAGGAGAAAAAGCGCTTAAAACAGTCCGGAGTGGTCACTTTGATTTAATTCTTCTGGACTACAAGATGCCCGGAATGGATGGTCTGCAGGTTCTCAAAGAAGTAAAACACATCAATCCGGAAATAGACGTGATTATAATCACCGCTTACGGAACAATCGAAACGGCGGTTGAAGCCTTAAAAGCAGGCGCAATTGATTATATAACAAAACCTGTCGAACTGGATGAACTAATAATTCTGGTCAACAGGATAGCGGAAAGAAGACAGCTGATTCAGGAGAATAAGCTTTTAAAGGAAGATTTAAGCAAACGCGGCGTTACCGCGGATAAAATTATCTTCAAAAGCCAGCGCATGGCTGAGCTGATCAATCTGGCGGGACGTGTAGCCGCAAGCAAAGCATCCGTTTTAATTCAGGGAGAAAGCGGAACCGGGAAAGAATTACTGGCACGATTGATTCACCAATTGAGCCCCCGGGCGCACAAATCAATCGTTGTTGTCAATTGCGGGACCCTGCATGAAAATTTACTGGAAAGCGAATTGTTCGGCCACGAGAAAGGCTCTTTTACCGGCGCGTCTTCCCGCCGCATCGGCCGATTCGAAGAAGCCGATGGCGGTACGCTTTTTCTTGACGAAATAGGAGAGCTAAGTCCGACCATACAGGTTAAACTTTTGCGTTTTTTGCAGGAGCGGGAATTCCAACGTCTGGGCAGTAATGTTAATCTACAGGTCGATGTCAGAATTATCAGCGCAACCAATCGCGATTTGGAAACACAAGTTAAAGAAGGAACTTTTCGCGAAGATCTTTTTTACCGTCTGAAAGTTGTGACCATGTCCCTGCCGCCATTGAAAGAAAGAAAAGAAGATTTAAGCCTTTTGATCAATCATTTTATTGATAAATTTGCCGCCGAGAACGGGAAAAATATTCAGGGACTGACAGCCCAGGCACGTGACGTTCTTTTAAAATACGATTATCCGGGAAATGTTCGCGAACTGGTTAATATTATTGAAAGGGCAGTAGTAATTGCGCGCAATCAATACATTACGACAGAGGATTTACCATTCAAATCGATACTACCCGCTGATGATTCCGAAAAGAAAGTCTCTGGTGCTTTACGCGATTCGGTCGATGATTTAGAAAAGAAATTAATTATCGAGGCAATGGAAAAGACACAAGATAACCAGACAAAAGCCGCCGAAATTTTAGGAATATCGGAACGCATGTTGCGGTACAAACTCAAGAAATACGCTCTGAAGAACTGA